A window of Natrinema salifodinae contains these coding sequences:
- a CDS encoding non-histone chromosomal MC1 family protein, which produces MVRDDGKRNFALRESGGDESSVFSGNTPRQAALKAARRLDPGSSEEEADRIELRLREKGTDKVHIYDGWAWEETAPDDKPDWMPNEITEANVSKKGIEHLDE; this is translated from the coding sequence ATGGTACGAGACGACGGTAAACGGAACTTTGCGCTGCGCGAATCGGGCGGTGACGAATCGAGCGTCTTCTCCGGCAACACGCCTCGTCAGGCGGCCCTCAAGGCGGCCCGGCGGCTCGACCCCGGCTCGAGCGAGGAGGAGGCCGACCGCATCGAACTCCGACTCCGGGAGAAAGGAACGGACAAGGTTCACATCTACGACGGCTGGGCCTGGGAGGAGACGGCGCCCGACGACAAGCCGGACTGGATGCCCAACGAGATCACGGAGGCGAACGTCTCGAAGAAGGGAATCGAACACCTCGACGAGTAA
- a CDS encoding M14 family zinc carboxypeptidase → MEHGSHHSQSNRSADRAADTDANAVDADPDAGRIPTDTFADSTIDRRTFLSLSAATGAALALPGAATADVGGEPLTDEYAFVVNHTPDEYAAATVIEFADQATLESFADEYEEEPDSDRSRAPKAVTRQSPTPAAHAHLTADEVAAVLELEGVELMAFSPGANPWWKLEEPYADGVFPPVEAAREFISYRETGQGLAHLEAEFPDRVRVHTLESSPGWPNRDSGDDPDPQDIYVVDVATDVRDEASFAAKEKVVYSLSIHGDERAGVETGARLLEDLARGDADDFEGLLDEIAFVFVFTNPDGWVSREPQFEIPWGETQTNFRRGNAAGVDTNRQYPTMGWIDPAFWPAEPEGAPEVRPGYEDEGLGYEDVVPDSLAIVDHFREYETVEYLCDYHGMYTADHVVFNLETNAPFDHDGTHDLDEVNIRIGEGMADRWGGIEELADDIARAGEEQYGVSEYVPDGLFDYGTVYDSLAYQVTGAFFGWAGQPEAFGGLGAVTVAPEIIFANHYPEAAIEWKPYIERRLVTAYRISMREFARMTAADTDATVATGGRDTAYVTTDELTRSSADLPYTDEQPGNGTDNGNERGRGRRSAAVRRRHDVVRPGPRGRGRASVETEATDASHSLSVQFSGLDGATDGVVRITNPAGTVVHEIDLAEKAAPDPESGAPGPHDFEGWFRRRPEAGQWSVEVESDADVEVELIVLDAEDEYPDPREVLGYEQREYAVNPMQFFADLSEHLEDGSMDGLRVHDVRIGRLLRGNSGKRRYDKLVVSHDVGIDDPQYVAAIEDFVAAGGDLVLTDAGVNLLGALDVGDAATIEADDVETVAVRFANLEDRDFDHPLLDGIRPRQQELWKGPQLGYTTDVDQPATVVDGDAFAAAGGQAAGTTGGGVSVGTLAAGESEITVLGSILPPAQQTVLHPFGMADYSLSFMGHTLVCNALGFEQRRYREGELIRTYGEIR, encoded by the coding sequence ATGGAACACGGTTCTCACCATTCGCAATCGAATCGCTCCGCCGACCGCGCCGCTGATACCGACGCTAACGCTGTCGACGCTGACCCCGACGCCGGCCGAATTCCGACCGATACGTTCGCGGACAGCACCATCGACCGGCGGACCTTTCTCTCCCTGTCGGCGGCGACGGGCGCCGCGCTCGCGCTCCCCGGGGCCGCCACGGCGGACGTCGGCGGCGAACCGCTGACCGACGAGTACGCGTTCGTCGTCAACCACACCCCGGACGAGTACGCGGCCGCGACCGTCATCGAGTTCGCCGACCAGGCGACCCTCGAGAGCTTCGCGGACGAGTACGAGGAGGAACCGGATTCCGACCGGTCCCGCGCACCGAAGGCGGTCACGCGGCAGTCGCCAACGCCGGCGGCCCACGCGCATCTCACGGCCGACGAGGTCGCGGCAGTCCTCGAACTGGAGGGCGTCGAACTGATGGCGTTCTCCCCCGGCGCGAACCCCTGGTGGAAACTCGAGGAGCCCTACGCCGACGGCGTCTTCCCGCCGGTCGAGGCGGCTCGCGAGTTCATCTCCTACCGCGAGACCGGGCAGGGGCTCGCACACCTCGAAGCGGAGTTCCCCGATCGGGTGCGCGTCCACACCCTCGAGTCGTCGCCGGGGTGGCCGAATCGGGACTCCGGGGACGATCCCGATCCGCAGGACATCTACGTCGTCGACGTCGCGACCGACGTCCGGGACGAAGCCTCGTTCGCCGCGAAGGAGAAAGTGGTCTACTCCCTCTCGATCCACGGCGACGAGCGCGCGGGCGTCGAAACCGGTGCGCGGCTCCTCGAGGATCTCGCGCGGGGCGACGCCGACGACTTCGAGGGGCTGCTCGACGAGATCGCGTTCGTCTTCGTGTTCACGAATCCCGACGGCTGGGTGTCGCGCGAACCGCAGTTCGAGATTCCGTGGGGCGAGACGCAGACCAACTTCCGACGCGGGAACGCGGCCGGGGTCGACACGAACCGGCAGTATCCGACGATGGGCTGGATCGATCCGGCGTTCTGGCCCGCCGAACCCGAGGGCGCGCCCGAGGTCCGCCCCGGCTACGAGGACGAGGGGCTGGGATACGAGGACGTCGTCCCCGACTCGCTGGCGATCGTCGACCACTTCCGCGAGTACGAGACCGTCGAGTACCTCTGTGACTACCACGGGATGTACACCGCCGACCACGTGGTGTTCAACCTCGAGACGAACGCGCCCTTCGACCACGACGGTACCCACGATCTCGACGAGGTCAACATTCGCATCGGCGAGGGCATGGCGGACCGCTGGGGCGGTATCGAGGAACTCGCAGACGACATCGCACGCGCCGGCGAGGAACAGTACGGCGTTTCCGAGTACGTGCCCGACGGCCTGTTCGACTACGGGACGGTCTACGACTCGCTCGCCTACCAGGTGACCGGCGCGTTCTTCGGCTGGGCCGGCCAGCCCGAAGCGTTCGGCGGTCTCGGAGCCGTCACGGTCGCTCCCGAAATTATCTTCGCGAACCACTATCCGGAAGCCGCGATCGAGTGGAAACCCTACATCGAGCGTCGCCTGGTCACGGCCTATCGCATCTCGATGCGCGAGTTCGCGCGGATGACCGCCGCGGACACCGACGCAACGGTCGCGACCGGCGGACGGGACACCGCCTACGTCACGACCGATGAACTCACGCGCTCGTCGGCCGACCTCCCGTACACCGACGAGCAGCCCGGAAACGGTACCGATAACGGTAACGAGCGCGGTCGAGGCCGCAGGAGTGCAGCGGTTCGCCGCCGTCACGACGTCGTTCGACCGGGTCCCCGCGGTCGCGGTCGCGCGAGCGTCGAAACGGAAGCGACCGACGCGTCGCACTCGCTGTCGGTCCAGTTTTCCGGTCTCGACGGTGCGACCGACGGCGTCGTCCGGATCACGAATCCCGCCGGGACGGTCGTCCACGAGATCGATCTGGCCGAGAAGGCCGCTCCCGATCCCGAATCGGGGGCTCCCGGTCCTCACGACTTCGAAGGATGGTTCCGCCGGCGACCCGAGGCGGGCCAGTGGTCGGTCGAGGTCGAGAGCGACGCCGACGTCGAGGTCGAACTGATCGTTTTAGACGCCGAGGACGAGTATCCCGACCCGCGGGAGGTGCTGGGGTACGAGCAACGGGAGTACGCGGTCAACCCGATGCAGTTCTTCGCCGATCTGTCCGAACACCTCGAGGACGGCAGCATGGACGGCCTCCGCGTCCACGACGTTCGTATCGGCCGGCTACTCCGCGGGAACTCCGGGAAGCGACGCTACGACAAACTGGTCGTCTCACACGACGTCGGCATCGACGATCCCCAGTACGTCGCCGCCATCGAGGACTTCGTTGCCGCCGGCGGCGACCTCGTCCTGACCGATGCGGGCGTGAACCTGCTCGGCGCGCTGGACGTCGGCGACGCGGCGACGATCGAGGCCGACGACGTCGAGACCGTTGCGGTCCGGTTCGCGAACCTCGAGGACCGCGACTTCGACCACCCGCTGCTCGACGGGATCCGCCCCCGACAACAGGAACTGTGGAAGGGCCCACAGCTCGGCTACACGACCGACGTCGATCAGCCGGCGACGGTCGTCGACGGCGACGCGTTCGCGGCGGCGGGCGGCCAGGCCGCGGGCACCACCGGCGGCGGGGTCAGCGTCGGTACCCTCGCGGCGGGCGAGTCCGAGATCACCGTCCTCGGCTCGATCTTGCCGCCCGCCCAGCAGACCGTGTTGCACCCGTTCGGCATGGCCGACTACTCCCTCTCGTTCATGGGGCACACGCTCGTCTGTAACGCGCTCGGGTTCGAGCAGCGGCGCTATCGAGAGGGGGAACTGATCCGAACCTACGGGGAGATCAGGTAG